TCAGCTTTGATCTGAAAGCATTCGTTCGACGGCGCCGAACTATAACTTCAACATTGCGGTGGTGTTATAGCATCCCTTGTAAAGCCGTTTTCGTGCCCGTACGTCGTGGTTAGTGTAGTTAGCTTAATCGCCGCCGAGCGAACGGTGGCGCTGTGTTCGCGGGTGGCGCCACCTGGAGGGCTTATGCGGATTCATGAGGGGCAGAGCTTTTTGGGGCTTGGCATTGCTTTTTTATGGTCGGCTGTCGTATTCGTGGGAAGATTCCGCGCCTTGTCCCCCCATGGTGAGTGGAGCGGCGGCGACACCGCATTCGGGCctcattttgtgtgtgtgtgtgtgtgtgtgtgtgtgtgtgtgtgtgtgtgtgtgtgtgcgtgtgcgtgtgtgtgtgtgtgtgcgcgcgtgtgcgtgtgtgtgagtgcgtgtgcgtgtgtgtgtgagtgcgtgtgcgtgcgtgtgtgtgcgtgcgtgtgtgtgcgtgcgtgtgtgtgtgtgtgcgttttacATTAAAATGTTTCAGTTTGACCGCGCACTTTATAACATTACAGAAATACCGGATTTTATTCACCGTGTTTTTGGGAAGGTTGTTGTAGAAGTCTCAGCTTACCGTTTACGTTTGCGCATACCACTAAATAATGGTGACAACAGCATCAAATGATATTTACGTATAAATGTCGATTACCACTCCAGAAAAAGTCGTAATGGAGGCTTTTAGGGTTTACGGTATTCCGGTATACGCAAAGACGTGACGCCGATGCGCCACGTCTGCACTCTccagtaaactttttctgaaataaatgttttttaccaccaccgcCATCCTGTCTATGATGGTGTTTAGTTCTCTCACGTTTACTGTTTCGATATTCAAGGTAATTCTAGCCTCTATAATGCGACTAACAGTGAGACCGTGATTGGCGCTCGCACTTCGCCTTATTTTGACTTGGCGGCTGGGTATGTAAAGCGAGCAGCCACGAACGAAGGTGAATTCTCAAGACATGACCGAAGACGTAAAACGTATACGGCTAGTAGCTCACGCTCCGTAAAGGTGTGCGCATTAGTGGTTTCCATCGGGTATTCCGGCAACACGGTAACGTGAAAAGTATGCGGATAAGCTACAAACCTCTTTATGTGTCCGCAGAACGTTTTAAAAAGGAAGTCAGGTAGCACGGAGCGCACACAGCCAAAGTTTAGTGCTCAGGTGGGCAATCGAGATCGAAAATGAATCGGAAAATGACCGCACATGTGCAAGGTCACTATTCTTTTCGTTCTGCGCACAAAGTAACATTAATATTATCTGGATTTTTacgcctcaaaaccaccatatgattttgaggaacgccgtagtggagggctccggagagtttgactacctggtgttctttaacgtgcgctgaaatCGCACAGTGTAGAGGCCACAACCATTTCGTCTCCATTTCAATGCGACCACGGCAGTCGGGATCcaacctgcgacctgcggttcagcaacGGAGCATCATAACCGCTAAGCCACAGCGGCGAACTGCACAAAGGAAGTATATTGCTTTTGAGAATGcaaaaccaaccagcccaagtagccacccCGTTGTTAAAAAAAACTCTGTTGCCATTACATTTGGCCTTTTGTTATATTTACTGTAGCTATTTGTAAGATATTTTTTTCGTATCTTTTTCAGCTTAGCTAAGGTGACATCTTCGTAATGGTGGTTTTAGGCAAGGCGACATTTTAATAATGCGAGTCACTTACGAGGCTCCAATAACAAAGTTTTGTTAAATAATGAGCTTTTCATTGGTACGCTTTATAACGAAATCGGAGACAGATACGCAGAGTATTTTTTAACGTTCACGTAATTCGTAATTCGAGAAATTCATAACCGAATAAATGCCAACATAGAAAGTGATCGTGCCTTGAGCGCAAGATCCAGGGGCAATAATAATTAACAAGTTATTTAACTGGTTTTCGTTAATTAGTCATTTAATACCGCTCTAGCCTAGGAAAATATTTTGCCTCGGCATAGTTTGTGTGCGATGACGTGCGGAGTGCGAAGCtgtcacacttctaagttacatttccAACACAGTGGTTGCAATGGTGTGAAAGCAGCGTAACCACGTGACTGTTAAGCTTCTTCAATGTAAGCTTCAATGTCAAGCTTCAGTGCGTGAATACCGTTAACACCAGATGGGTTAAGAATACATAAAACTAAGTATACTATATACTGACAGCATTGACTGTCGCCTAGACAGAGGGAAAGAACGCTTGGCTGCTCTTTCGGGAGGAAAAAACTTATGGGAGAAAGGGAACGGGAAAAGCAAAAGGGGGAAGTAAAACAAAGAACGGAGATCCGGACAGACATGGGTACAAAAGCAGGACAAGAACGTTtgtcccgttgcagtcttgtactttgggaccctcgtctgtatattttactccctgtaacattcttttatgacatgataataaacggGTGGCCGCAGATTCGTTTCGTTCACGAAAGTCGGCAGAGCGAACAGGCTTCGATCAGCACGAGTCTCGAAGTGTTTGGAGTAAGTTGCGGTACTTAGAAGGCGGTATATTTACTCACCGCTTGGTTTCGAGTGCCGTGAGGCACTTTCCCAACGCTGCTGGGCCCCGGATGAGCGAGAAAGCGGCGCCGGAGAGCCTTGAGCACACGGACACGGTGAAGTTGGAGCCTGCGAGGAAGTAGAACCCCCAGTACTCGTACGTCTGCTTGGGCACCGACATGGTGAGCGACAGCTCCAGGGTCCTGCCCATGGGCGTCGTCACCGGTTCGTCCGAGTCGCGGAACAGGTGCGCGTCGAAGCTGTGGTTCATCACCAACTCCTGCGCCGAGCACCAGAGGGTGGAGATGCGTTCGCGCACCGGTATCACGTCCGACACGGCCATCGCCACCAGAGTCTCCTTGTAGACGTTGAATCGCAACACGAACGGGTAAATGAACAGGACGGCTGCCGCCGCCACGAAGGCCAGCGCCAGGAACGGGTGGTGCGAGTACACGTGCATACTGAGGCACACATCGACGGCAGACTCGCTTAGCGTCCTGGTGCCGCGAGGTACCAACCACTGAGGTCCGGGCGAGAAATTCGGGATGCTAGTTTACCATGTGCGTTGCCTTTTCCGAGTGGGCGTCTAGGTTGGCGCACTTGGGGAAGCCATTGCGCCCTTCTAGTTGTCAGCGTAAAACGTCCATCGATGGTGGCGTTTCTTCTTTCGCTGAGCTGGGAAAGACTAGAATTCATAAAATGCTGAGCGTGCTTCCCGCGTTTCCGAGTGGCGCGACTGCAGGTACCGATTCTGAGGCGCTGATGCTTGGAGAAACCTGGTGCGGCTTAGTGAACGATTCGGGGCCGTCTTTGTTCCGGCAATGTCCCGTTCGTGGTAGGGTTTCTCCGGGTCGATGGCCTTGCTAGCGCCACATGCGAAGAAAGTGCGGGCTTCCGCGGTTGCCAAGCGTACGGCCTCCCATCCCGGTGGCTTGGGCCAACTGCAAGCTGCGTGCAAGCAGCTCACAAGGTATATAGTGTTGCAATTGAGACAGCGCCTCCCCGAGCAGTTTTTGCTCGTCCTTGCGAAAAACCGAAAGTGTAGAAGCTTAAACTGCGTGCCGAACCAGACCCAAGGCACGTTTCCGAGTCGTGCTTCGTCAAGGAGGAGGAGGGCGAGCCATACCCTCGCCCGCAGGTCCGGCCACAAATAGCACGCGCGCGCCTAGAGAGCGGCGTGGACTTCGCCGTGCGGGAAGTGAAAGTGGACGCTAGCGGGACCCCTGGCGTGGTCGAAGTGCTTGGCGGACTCTGGGCTCGGGTCAGCTCGCGAAAACAAGCTAGGGCGCACACTTGCGCCTTGTGCGCGTACGATGCTGTCGGATCGTCGCTGCGCTCTCTTTGCCGAGGGGCGTCTGCGCAGACGGACGCGACGCTCCGCTGCGGTGATTCGTCGCTGCGCTCAGCTGCTCGTAGCCGGTTGTTTTCTCGAAGCACGTGGTAGGGCGTTGTTGCGATGTGCGCTCACTCAGGTTGCCGACAGCGTCAGCGAGGCGGCCGTGTGTCGCCACGACTACTTTGCTCGGTGCGATTCCAGCCTGGCCTCCTTCTCACAACGTTCGCGTGGAGCGAGAAATGTGTTCACCCACTCTCTGCGAAGGGCAACGAGCGGCGTCGCCGACAACTGTTTCGCCCGAGGCGCGACGCTCGCGGCATCCCCTGCTTCCTCGGCGCAACCCCCGCTCTTACGCAAGCCCTTATCTGTCAGCGGAgctgccccggctacttttgcgGTCGTGTTTTCATTCTGGCGTCGCCGCTCGGCGATTTCTCCACTTAGCGCTAACTCTGCTTCGGCCGTGTCGTCCGATAGGGCGAGCTATCACCACCCTCTCGGTAAATGAAGCCTCTTCTTGGCCGCCCCTCGCAGCGGGCGACCTCGACTTGGGCCCCGCCGGACGATCGAGTAGCCAGCCGGCTTGTGTGCTTTATCTGTGCGTCAAGCTGAAGACACCCGTTGGCGTTCAAACTGTGGGTGCACATCGAGAAAATCCTAAGGATGCAATGTGCCAACCTCGGATGTAGCACTTATCTGTACAGCAACAGCAGTAACTTTACTACGCGTTCTAAAAGGACGCATCCATGTTGACAACGATATTGTTTTATGGCATACGCGCGTGCCTTCGCCTGCTGTAAAGGCCATCTTTTTACCGCTGTCATTCGCTAGTGCTGCAGTCAACGTGGTCGGTTTGCAGAGACACTTAGCCCGTGCACCTCGCAAcactgagcgaaaaaaaaaaaaaaacacacacacacaagaacaaCCATTTAGCTTCATAGCCTCATAGCATTTCGAGGGTTACTTCTGCGTCAGTTGATGAAGCTCGACCTTGATCCCATCAAACGTCTAAGTGCCGTCGCTTGGTTTCACCGCGGCTATGACACACATCGGCGGCGCGACATACAGAGGGCGCTCTCATCCCAAGAATGGCTTCTGTCGGAGCTGCGGGGGAAATAACCCTGCGAGGGTGAGACGATAACGCGTGCCATTGTTCGGAAAACTTAAAGGCCAGGTATTAGCAAATTGGGAAAGTTAGCTTACCCATATTCGGGTAGATGATGTCGAAAACCCGCATAACTTACCCAAAGCGATAGCCGTTCGCTTGCTTGGACAAGCAGAGCTTCGTGATCATAATAATCATCTGAAGCGAGAGCGAAATGTTCTCTGCTTGTGAAAAGGGCTGTTTGTAATCGGCGAGTGAGCTATGCTCACGTTTTCTAGTTTTTAGGTTTCACAACTTTCTTAGCTAGTGAGCGTTTAATTGGTGCAGTTCATATGGTTAATTAAACGATGAACCCAACTTGATGTTGCAGTCTGCTCTCACGCTTTTCGTCTTTCAGCCGAAAGTTCAACATGCTGCGACGTCGTATAGCACGGGAGTCCAGCTTCAGTTATATTATACTCGATACCTTATGTTGAGCACATCTAATTATTATACTTTCGGGATGGCCTTGCGAAGAATAAAATACACAGCGCCCCTAACTGAGTTCAGTTTATCAGCTTGACTCACCGTCTTTTGCGTGTTTCTTGGGTGTCGCCGCCTCCTTCGCGCTGTCCTGAAAATGAAGACAATGGTACTCACGGGATTTGAACTACGCTTGCCAATCGATGTTTTTACGAAATAAATAAGACATGGCAGAAAGGAGGGAAAGGAACCGAACAAGTTCATGGTCAGAAATAATCCAGGCTCCTTCCACTACAGTGGCACTCGCGTAGCCCCTGTGTTACTTTAGGATGTTTAATTCATGGATCAATACGCTGTGTTCAATCAGGCAACCgaaaaattaatcaatcaataaatcagttcATACAGCTATAGAGAGTGCAGTTGCTTATCGAGCGCCCACACATATttccataggcgtgcgcagggttcccttccagaagtggggggggggggggagaagctTCGTCGCAGCGCCCCCTTcctatcatgtcaatgtatgaggctggctttacgcccccccccccccccccaaccgcgCACGCCTATGCATATTTCCACAGCCTCGAATGACGCGTCAAGAAAGACCGACTGGGAATGACACAATAAGCTCTTTGTGTGTGGAGACTTTATTATAAAGTGTCATTCAGTTATCTCACGAAGGACAGATGCATATGTTCGCATTGTAATTATTTCTCCAAGACTCGCTCATGATATCCCGGACTCGAACGCGAACTCTGTGCATTCCGAGCAAATGCGGTTTTGAGGGCACGTTATAGTTCACTGTTCATGTTATCTTAACAATAATTGCCTATATATGATGCCGTTCGAACACTTGCAAACACTTCCGGAATAACCTTCACATTAGGCTCATTTCCCGGCTTTAACTAGATATGAATACGTGTATACGCTTCGCACGTTGTCTGTTTACATTTTGCGGTTTTATCAAGAACTGACGAATATTTTGATAAATCAATAGATGCTTAATGTAAACGAAGCGTTAATATAGTGTTGTCAAGTCCAAGTGGTACTGTAAACAATTGCAAATGTTTCGAGCACGTTTGAGTGCGACACGATGCGATGAGAACGCAAATTCGGAAAGCCTATACTATTTCTCGCGAGAGTGTGTGGTGCCCAAATGTGATTTGTCAATGGTGTTTCGCTGGACTGGCACATCACTAAAATGCCGAGGAGCATAGCACCTTCGTGAACGTAAATGGTGTGCAACTACTAAAATTCAGTTCGTCACAGTGTTGCGCGTTCTATAGTTCCGGCTGATGATGCGGGCTCACAACAGTGTCCTCACACCATAATGCTCTGCCACTAATGTAAATCGCTGTCACGCGCACaggcgtgtctttttttttttcactctgccGATAGCACGAGAGCGGCATTCGCCGATGTTCCTTGTCGTTCCCACAGAAACAGCTAGCATGATGCAAGGCGGCACAGTCTCGAGTCTTTCTGCTGCTGAAAATGACGTATCTTCAACAGGGTGAACTGACGTGGTGCGAGTGAATCAGACGTCGGGCTAGTTAGTCGACCCCGTTGGCTGGATTGACGGGGCGGACTCTCTGACAGTCCTCTCGGGTGCTAAGGTGGGCTCCAAAGGTGTAAGCAAGTCTGCAGCGGTCTCTTGCTGCAAAACTTCGGAGTAGCGTGGTGGCTGAATGGGTGTCGGGGCATCGACGAGAGCCACAGAGACGCCGAGCAGAGATTCATCCTCGGCCACGGGCTCCGGCTGCAGGGATGCGTAGCAAGGCGGCGGTGTCCTGGGTGGCGGGTCTAAGCCGGGCACGTGGTATACGAGGAAGTGCTCGGCAGCGGGATCGGCGGGCAACGCGACACCTGTGCCGACGCACTCCTGGACTGGCCGGCTTTGCGACGCCACTAGTTCCTCGAGCCGCCTGCGACGTCGTCGCGTCCTCTCGTCCTCGCCGAAGAGCCGAAAGCGAAGGTATTTGCCTTCGTCGGTTGACGAGTTATTTGCGAGGTAACTGAAAGCCCGTATGACGGCACCCAAGAACACCAGGAAGAGAATGGGAATGAGGATGAACAGGAGCGCGTAGAAGAAGACGCGAGGCCTGCACGACGTGGTTATCGTGAAGACTGCGTTGCCGGCGTCTCTCTCTCGTGGCACGTGCAGGATGAGCCTGTCCTCAGCGCCGAAATGGACGTGGTACACGCAGTGCGTCTGCTCCAGGCACACCACGTCCTGAGGGCTCACTCCGAACACGGTGCGGTTCAAGTCGACGCGGATGTTGAAGTTGACCAGTGAGGACGACGATTGGTTCTCGTTTACCAGAAGCACGTAGTAGAGGTCGGCCGCAGTGGCCCGGAAGCTGAGACGAGCTGCGTCCAATGTGGTAGATGGATCGACGCGTTTCGATTTGATAGCCCAGCGGTAGTATCCCGGCAGGCGCCTAGGCGTGTCGTCGTCTTCCTCCGAGCTATCCTCGTCTGCCGCTTGTTCCTGCAGCGTCCGGATGCACCTCTGCAATTCTTCTTCGCCACGGACGGCATGCACCGTTCCGCCGGGCTCGTCGGCCATCACGTCGGCCGTCACATTAGAGCCCGGCAGCAGGTAGTAGCGCAGGTAGTGAAACTTTCCCGAGGGCACACTGGTGGACAGTTCGATGGTGTGATGGATGTGGTTGGCCGGAACGGCCGGGGGAAGGTCGTTGACGCGGTACACACTGAACGGGTGCGCCGACACGAACTCCTGTCCGCCGCACCACACGTTGGAGACGGCCTCGACCAGCCGCATGTCAGTGGAAGACATGTGCACGTCTTTCTCGGGAAAACGAAGCATGATAAGGCACATGGCACCC
Above is a window of Rhipicephalus microplus isolate Deutch F79 chromosome 1, USDA_Rmic, whole genome shotgun sequence DNA encoding:
- the LOC142814513 gene encoding uncharacterized protein LOC142814513, which codes for MLNLPERRRSRSGSATAMKRCQTFCMRVSMLIALVAVLLGAMCLIMLRFPEKDVHMSSTDMRLVEAVSNVWCGGQEFVSAHPFSVYRVNDLPPAVPANHIHHTIELSTSVPSGKFHYLRYYLLPGSNVTADVMADEPGGTVHAVRGEEELQRCIRTLQEQAADEDSSEEDDDTPRRLPGYYRWAIKSKRVDPSTTLDAARLSFRATAADLYYVLLVNENQSSSSLVNFNIRVDLNRTVFGVSPQDVVCLEQTHCVYHVHFGAEDRLILHVPRERDAGNAVFTITTSCRPRVFFYALLFILIPILFLVFLGAVIRAFSYLANNSSTDEGKYLRFRLFGEDERTRRRRRRLEELVASQSRPVQECVGTGVALPADPAAEHFLVYHVPGLDPPPRTPPPCYASLQPEPVAEDESLLGVSVALVDAPTPIQPPRYSEVLQQETAADLLTPLEPTLAPERTVRESAPSIQPTGSTN